The genomic interval GGCCGAGCGTCAGGAACCCGGCCGACGCGACATCGGGCGCGAGGCTTTTGTCGACAAGATCTGGGCCTGGAAACAGGAATCCGGCGGCACGATCATGAACCAGCTGAAACGCCTTGGCGCCAGCTGCGACTGGTCGCGCAATGCCTTTACCATGTCGGGCGCGCCCGGCGCCCCTGCGGGGGAAGAGGGCAATTTCCACGACGCCGTGATCCGGGTTTTCGTGGATCTCTATAACAAGGGGATCATCTATCGCGGCAAGCGGCTGGTGAACTGGGATCCCCGCTTCGAAACCGCGATTTCCGATCTTGAGGTCGAGAACCGCGAGGTTCCGGGCCATATGTGGCATTTCAAATACCCGCTGGCCGGCGGCGAAACCTATGAATATGTCGAGCGTGACGCGGACGGCAATGTCACCCTGCGCGAGACGCGCGATTATATCTCCATCGCGACGACGCGCCCCGAAACCATGCTGGGCGATGGCGCGGTGGCCGTGCATCCCGATGATGCCCGCTATGCGCCCATCGTCGGCAAGCTGGTTGAAATTCCGGTCGGACCCAAGGAATATCGCCGCCTGATCCCGATCATCACCGACGACTATCCCGATCCCGATTTCGGTTCGGGCGCGGTCAAGATCACCGGCGCGCATGACTTCAACGATTACGGCGTCGCCACCCGGAACAATATCCCGCTTTACGCGCTGATGGATACCAAGGGCGCGATGCGCGCCGACGGTCTGTCTTATGCCGATAGCGCGCAGATCGCGACCCGCGCCGCGCGGGGCGAGGATGTGGGCGATGTCTCGAACGTCAATCTGGTGCCCGAGGATCTGCGCGGTCTGGATCGCTATGACGCCCGCAAGCAGGTGATCGACCAGATCAATGCCGAAGGGCTGGCGGTGACCTATCTGCACAAGGAAATCGACCCCGAAACCGGCGCGGAGCATCTGGAAGAACGCCCGGTCGTCGAGGCCAAGCCGATCATGCAGCCCTTTGGCGACCGCTCGGGCGTGGTGATCGAGCCGATGCTGACCGATCAGTGGTTCGTGGATACCGCGCGGATCGTCCAGCCCGCGATCGATGCCGTGCGCGACGGCCGCACCCAGATCCTGCCCGAGCAGCACAAGAAGGTCTATTTCAACTGGCTGGAAAATATCGAACCCTGGACCATTTCCCGCCAGTTGTGGTGGGGGCACCAGATCCCGGTCTGGTATGACAACCGAGGCAACCAGTATTGCGCCGCTAGCTACGATGAAGTTGTTGCCCAGGTTCGCAAACAATATGGCGCAGACGTCGAAATTGGCGAGCGCATCACGGACGACAATTTCACTATCGACGGCCATCGAAGAGAGCCCAATCCCAGCGAGAGTATGTTCGGCGATCCGCGCGGCGAACTAAAGACTACAAAGGTTGTGTTGGAACGCGATCCCGATGTGCTGGATACCTGGTTCTCGTCCGGCCTCTGGCCCATCGGCACGCTGGGCTGGCCCGAAGACACGCCGGAACTGCAGAAATATTTCCCGACCGATGTGCTGGTCACAGGCTTTGACATCATCTTCTTCTGGGTCGCCCGGATGATGATGATGCAGCTTGAGGTGATGGGCGATATCCCCTTCCACACGGTCTATGTCCACGGGCTGGTGCGCGATGAAAAAGGCGCCAAGATGTCGAAGTCGAAAGGCAATGTCATCGACCCGCTGACGCTGATCGACGAATACGGCGCCGATGCGCTGCGCTTTACCCTGACCAGCATGGCCGCGATGGGCCGTGACCCCAAGCTGGGGCCGAAACATGTCGAGGCGAACCGCAATTTCGTCACCAAGATCTGGAACGCCACGCGCTTTGCCGAAATGAAGGGCGTGCGCGGCGGCGGTCCGCGCCCCGATCCCAGCCACACCGTCAACCGCTGGATCATCGCCGAGGTCGCGCGCATCCGCATGGCCACGGATGAGGCGCTGGCGAGCTATCGCTTCAACGATGCAGCGACCGGGCTTTATGCCTTTGTCTGGGGCAAGGTCTGCGACTGGTATGTCGAATTCTCGAAACCGCTTTTCGATGGCGAATATGCCGATGAGACCCGCGCCACGATGGGCTGGGTGTTGGATCAGTGCTTTACCCTGCTGCATCCGATCATGCCCTTTGTCACCGAAGAGCTGTGGGCGCTGACCGGGGATCGCGGCAAGATGCTGGTCCATGGCGAATGGCCTGACTATGGCGCCGAACTGATCGATGCCGATGCCGACCGGCAGATGAACTGGGTCATCGCGCTGATCGAGGCGATCCGCTCGGCGCGCGCGCAGATGGGCGTGCCCGCAAGCGCGCGACTGGATCTGATCGTGACCGAGGCTGATGAGGCTGCCCGCGCCGCGCTGACCGCTAATAGCCCGCTGATCGAACGTCTGGCGCGGGTGAATGCACCGCAGGATGGCGCGGCGGGCAAGGGCATGATTTCGGTCGCGGCCAGCAGTGCCAGCTTTGCCCTGCCCATCGGCGATGTGATCGACGTGGCCTCGGAAAGGGCGCGTCTGGAAAAGGCGCTGGCCAAGTCCGAAAAGGATGCAGGCGGGCTGCGCGGGCGGCTGTCCAATCCCAAATTCGTCGAGAATGCGGGCGAAGAGGTGGTCGAGGAAACCCGCGCCAAGCTGGCCGCGCTGGACGACGACCTGGCCCGGATCCGCGCCGCGCTGGCACAGTTGCAGGCCATGTGATGCGCTGGTTCGAACGCATCGCGCAGCGTCAGATGGATGCCGCCGCAGCGCGCGGCGATCTCAGCGGATTGCCGGGCGAGGGCAAGCCGCTGGACCGCGCAAGGCTGCGGGAAAGCACGGATGACGTTCTGCATCGGATGATGTCCGATGCAGGCTTCGTCCCGCCCGAAATCGCATATCAGAAAGAGGTCGAGGCCAAGCGCGCCATCCTGGCCCAGATCGAGGATGAGGACGAACGCAAGGCGCTGCAAAAGCAGATCGCCCTGCTGGAACTGAAGCGCGCCATGTCGGCCGATGCCCGGCGCGTCACGCGGCGCGGCTGAGGCAAACGGCCGGTCCGCTCAGCCCAGCTTGGCCAGCGCCACCGGCAACCGCTCTTCCAGCACCGCCATCTGATCCTCGGGCGCGCAGCTGACGCGGATGCAGCGATCCAGCGGCGCCACGCCCGGCATGCGGACAAAGACACCCAGATCCTGCAGGGCCGCCACCAGATCCCGCGCATAATCACCGTCGCGCCCGGTATCCAGCGCCACGAAATTCGTCGCGCTTGGCAGGGCCGTCAGCCCGTTCCGCACCGCGATATCCGCGATCCGGTCGCGCGAGGCGGCGACCAGCGCCTGAACCTGTGCCAGCCAGTCCTGATCCTGCAGCGCCGCCAGTGCCCCGGCCTGCGCGATGCGGTTGACGCCGAAATGATTTCGGATCCGGTCAAACCCCGCGATCAGCTCCGGATGCCCGATGGCATAGCCGATCCGCGCACCGGCCATCCCGTAGGCCTTTGAAAAGGTACGCATGCGGATCACGCGGGGATCATCCGGCGCGATCTGCGGTATTGCCTCGGACGGGGCGAATTCGGCATAGGCCTCATCCAGCACCAGCAAGCTGCCAGCGGGCAGATCTTCCAGCATCTGCCGGATCACCCCAGCCTTGTGCCAGCTTCCCATCGGGTTGTCCGGATTGGCCAGATAGACCAGCCGCGCCCCCACCTGCCCCGCCAGATCCAGCAGCGCCTGCGGATCCTCGGCATCGTCGCGATAGGGCACCTTATGCAGCGCACCGCCAAAGCCCGCGACGTGATAGTTGAAGGTGGGATAGGCCCCGTCCGATGTCACCACCGCATCGCCCGGCGCGATCATCAGCCGCACCAGCACCCCCAGAAGCCCGTCGATCCCCTCGCCCACGATGATATTGCCGGGCGCGACGCCGTGATGCCGGGCCAGCGCCTGCGTCAGATCGTGGCTGGTCGCATCGCCATATTGCCAGATATTCGCGGCCTCATCCCGCATCGCCTGCAGCGCGCGGGGCGAGGTGCCGAAGCCGTTTTCATTCGCGCCCAGACGTGCGGCGAAATCCTGCCCCATCCGGCGTTGCAGGGTTTCCGGCCCGACAAAGGGAACCGTCGCAGGCAGCGATGCGGGCAGCGGGGCAAAGGGCGGTATGGTCATGGCGATCTTCCTGCACGAATTCCCCCTGTCCCGCAAGCGCCACGGGTCATCACGGAAACGCCACGTCACGCCACACGCCCCCCGTGTATCCGGCCCGCGATCATGGTAAATTGATCAAATATTTATCGCGTTCATTTTTTCCGACCTTCACCTGACTCAACAGAAAAAGAGGGACTTATGCGCAGTTTTCCCCGGCTTTCCGTCATGACCCTGTCATCGGCCTTTTTCCTGACCACCGCGCCCGTCTGGGCCGGACCGGTCTATGAAAACAGCTCTGGCGGGTCTTTCACCTTTTACGGGCAGTTCAGCCCTGCCTATGCCGACTTCGACGATGGCAGCGACAGCAAGGGAGAGGGCGCGGATAACGCCAAGTCCAATTCCCGCGTCGGCTTCACGCTGGCCCAGCCTTTCGGCGATTACGAACTGGGCTTCAAATTCGAAACCGCGCTTGGCCTGCGCCAGACCTCGTCCATCAGCCAGCTTTACACGCCGGACGGTCTGCACTGGGACCGCCAGAAGCTGCGGCATGTCGATTTCTCGCTGAAGACGCCGGGCTACGGCACCTTCTATCTGGGTCAGGGCAGCATGGCCTCGGATAATATCGGCGATCGCAGCTATTCAGGCGCGACGCTGGCGGGCGATATCGCCATCGGCGATGTCGTGGGCGGCTATCTGCTGCGCCGCTCGAATGGTGTGCTGAGCGATGTGACCGTGGCCGATGCCTTTGCCAATTTCGACGGTGGCCGTCTGGGCCGCGTGCGCTATGACAGCCCCGATTTCAACGGCTTCACCCTGCGGGCGGCCTATGGGCGCAATATTCTGGATAGCGATAATGGCGATGATTATTGGGATGTCGCCATGGCCTATGAAAACGAACTGGCCAGCGGCACGAAGCTGACGGCGGGCGTCGGCTATATGTATCGCGACCGCGAAGACCCGAATGCCGAGGATATCAAGGATACCTTCGTGTCGGGTTCTGTGCTGCTGACGTCAGGCTTCAACTTCACGCTGGCTGCGGGTGACCGGAACGGGGCGGGCGCCTATTACTATGGCTCGGCCGGGTACAATGCCGATTGGGTCAGCTGGGGCGGCACCGCCGTCACGATCGACTATTACAACGGCGATGACATGGTGACCGAGGGCGACAGCGCGGAAAGCTGGGGCGTGCAGATGGTGCAGGCGGTGGATCGCTATGACATCGACCTCTATGCCGGTTATCGGCGCTATGACTATGACGACAATGTCAGCGATTTCCAGAACGCCTCGTCCTATATGGTCGGCGCGCGCTGGAAGTTCTGATCCGGAAAAGGCACGTCCCGGCTGCCTGCCGGGGCGCGCCGCCTAGAAGGCGCGGAAGGTCATCGTGGTCAGGGTCCGGCTGATATGCGGAATATCGAACAGATTTTCCGACAGGAAGCGGCCGACATCCTCATCCTCTGGAACATAGACCTTGGCCATCAGGTCGTAATCGCCCGAGGTCGAATAAAGCTCGCTGACGATTTCGCGGTCATAGATGGCATCGGCGACCTCATAGGTCTTGCCGGGCTCGCAGCGGAACTGGACGAAGACGGGTCGCATCGGGGCCTCCTGAGGATCGCGGTATCGCGGCAGGTTAGACCGCAGGGGTGGGTGCGGTCCAGTCCCCACGCGCAAGGCCCCGCCAGAAGCGCATCATCAGCAGAATCGCGGCCACGGTCAGACCGACGCACAGCCCCAGCCACAGGCCCGCAGGTCCGATCTGCAGCGTAAAGGCCAGAACATAGGCCACGGGCAGGCCCACCACCCAATAGCTGAACCCCGCGATCCACATCGGCACCCGCGTGTCATGCACGCCGCGCAGGAAGCCAAGGGCGATGACCTGCATCGCATCGGTGAACTGAAACAGCGCCGCATAAGCCAGCAGATAGGCGCCAAGGGCAATGATTGCCGGGGCCTCGGGATCGTCGGGCGACAGGTAGAGGCTGACCAACTGCGGCGCGAAAAGCAGATAGATGGCAATCGCGATAACCGCAAAGGCCGTCGAGATCGCGATGACGGTCACCGCCGCATCTCGCATCCACAGCGCATCGTTGCGCCCCTTGGCCTGACCGACCCGCACCGTCGCCGCATTGGACAGGCCAAGATGCACCATGAAGGTGATCGAGGTGATCTGCAGCGCGATCCCATGCGCCGCCAGTTCCTGCGTCCCGATCCAGCCCATCATGATATTCGACGCCACGAAAAGCCCGCCCTCGGCCACGGTCGTCACGCCAATCGGCCATCCGATCCGCGCCACCTGCCACATGGCCTGCCAGTCCGGCTTCCAGAACCGCTGGAACAGGTTGTATTTCCGCGCCATGGGCAGCCAGTTGACATAAAGGACCAGCAGCACAAGCTGGATGAACTGCGTCATCACGCTGGCAATCGCGGCACCGCGCACGCCCAGCTCTGGCGCACCCAGATTGCCAAAGATGAAGACCCAGTTCAGCGCCGCATTGACCGGCAGACCCGCAAGCGTGATCCACATGATCACCTGCGGACGCTCCAGCGCCGCCAGATAGGAATTCAGCGTCAGACCGGCCAGTCCCAGCGACAGGCCCCAACCCGCGATGCGCAGATAATCCTGCGCCAGTTGCGCGGTCAGGGGCGTCTGGCCAAGCGCCAGAAGGATCGGCTCGGCATGCCACATCACCGGCATCAACAATAATGAGAACCCGACCGACAGCCACAGCGCCATGCGGGTGGCGCGGCGGACCTCTGTCTCATCGCCGCGCGCCAGCGCGGTGGCGATGACGCCCATCACGCCGATGCCGAACCCCATGCCCAGAAAGAACATGAGATGGAAGAAAGAGGTGGCAATGACCAGCGCCGCCAGTTCCGCGATCCCGTACCAGCCAACCATGACCGTATCGGCCACACCGATCGCCATACGGGCGATGTGGCTGCCGATCAAAGGCAGGCCCAGCGACAGGGTCGCTGCGACATGGGGGGCATAACGTCCAAACATGATACCGCCTTATCCCTGCCCGCACGCCCCGGCAATCGGTGATCGGGGCCGGGACCGGCGCGCGCTGATGGCGCGACCCAAATACCACAACACCCCCGCCGCGCCAGGACGCTTGCCCGGCACCGCCGCTTCTGCGATAGAGGTTCCGTTTCCAGTCATCGGAGGGATCATGAGTTTTCGCGCCCGTCATCTTCTGGGGATCGACCATCTCTCTCCGCAAGAGATCGTCGCGCTTCTGGATCTGGCCGAGGAATATGTCGCCCTGAACCGCCGCACGATCAAACATTCCGACGCGCTGTCGGGCATGACGCAGATCAATATGTTCTTCGAAAACTCGACCCGGACACAGGCCAGTTTCGAACTGGCGGGCAAACGGCTGGGCGCGGATGTGATGAACATGTCGATGCAGACCAGCAGCGTGAAGAAGGGCGAAACCCTGATCGACACGGCGCTGACGCTGAACGCCATGCATCCCGATCTGCTGGTCGTGCGCCATCCCAGCAGCGGCGCGGTCAACCTGCTGGCGGAAAAGGTGAATTGCGCCGTCATCAATGCGGGCGATGGCCGTCACGAACATCCGACCCAGGCCCTGCTGGACGCGCTGACCATCCGCCGCGCGAAAGGCCGGTTGCAGCGCCTGACCATCGCCATCTGCGGCGATATCGCCCATAGCCGCGTGGCCCGGTCGAACCTGATCCTGCTGGGCAAGATGGAAAACCGCATCCGCCTGATCGGCCCGAATACGCTGATGCCCGCGGGCGTGGCCGAGATGGGGGTCGAGCTGTTTCAGGACATGCGCGAGGGGCTGAAAGGCGCGGATGTGGTGATGATGCTGCGCCTGCAGCGCGAACGCATGGATGGCGGCTTCATCCCGTCCGAGCGGGAATATTTCCACCGTTGGGGTCTGGATGCGGAAAAGCTGGCTCTGGCGGCGCCGGATGCCATCGTCATGCATCCCGGCCCGATGAATCGCGGGATCGAGATCGACGGCACCATCGCCGATGACATCAACCGCAGCGTGATCCAGGATCAGGTCGAGATGGGGGTCGCCGTCCGCATGGCCGCGCTGGACCTTCTGGCCCGCAACCTGCGCGCCGAACGCGGCCGCGCCGCGGCAGGAGTGATGGTGTGACCCAGACTTACTTCACCAATGCCCGCCTGATCGACCCCGAAGGCCAGACCGACCAGCAAGGCAGTCTGCTGGTCCGCGATGGCGTGATCGAGGCCATCTCTGGCGTGCAGGAACCCGCGCCCGAAGGCGCGACCGTCATTGACTGCGATGGCAAGGCCTTGGCTCCGGGGCTGATCGACTGGGGCGTGAAAATCGGCGAACCCGGCGAGCGTCACAAGGAAAGCTTCCGCAGCGCCGGACGGGCGGCGGCGGCAGGCGGCGTGACCACGATCATCGCCCGCCCCGACACAATGCCCCCCATCGACACGCCCGAGGCGCTGGAATTCGTCACCCGCCGTGCCGCCGATGCGCCGGTGAATATCCGCCACATGTCGTCGCTGACCAAAGCCCGCGAGGGCCGCGAGATGGTCGAGATCGGCTTTCTGACCGATGCCGGGGCGGTCGCCTTTACCGACGGCGTGCGCCCGGTCACCGACAGCAAGATCCTGCACCGCTGCATGACCTATGCGCGCGGGCTGGATGCGCTGATCGTGGGTCATCCGCAGGATGCCAGCCTGTCACGCGGCGCGGCGGCTACCAGCGGAAAATTCGCCAGCCTTTACGGCATTCCCGCCGTCTCTCCCATGGCCGAGGTGATGGGGATGGATCGCGATCTGGCACTGGTGCAGATGACCGGCTGCCGATGGCATGCCGATCAGATCACGGTGGCGGCCTCTCTGCCCGCATTCGAACGTGCCCGGTCGGCGGGGCTGGACGTCACCGCAGGGATCTCGATCCATCACCTGACGCTGAATGAATTCGATGTCGGCGATTACCGCACCTTCTTCCGCTTCACCCCGCCGCTGCGGTCCGAGGATGACCGGCAGGCCATGGTGCAGGCCGTGGCCGACGGCGTGATCGACGTGATCGCCAGCTTCCACACCCCGCAGGACGAAGAATCCAAACGCCTGCCATTCGAAATCGCCGCCCCCGGTGCGGTCGGGCTGCAAACCCTGCTGCCTGCGGCCCTGCGCCTGTATCATCAGGGCGGGCTGTCGCTGCCGCAGCTGTGGCGGGCCATGTCGCTGAACCCGGCGAAACGCCTTGGCCTGCCGGGCGGTCGCCTGAGCAAGGGCGCCCCCGCCGATCTGGTGCTGTTCGATCCCAACGCCCCCTTCGTGCTGGACCGCTTTTCGCTGCTGTCGAAATCGAAAAACACCCCCTTCGACGGCGCCCGGCTGGAAGGTCGCGTGCTGGGCACATGGGTCGCCGGGCAATCCGTATTCAAAGGTGACGCATGACCCTGATCCTCTGGGCAATCTTCGGCTATCTGCTGGGCTCGGTCCCATTCGGCATCGTCATCACCCGCGCCCTTGGACTGGGCGATCTGCGGCAGATCGGGTCGGGCAATATCGGCGCGACAAATGTCCTGCGAACCGGGAACAAACCCGCCGCGCTGGCCACGCTTCTGCTGGACAGCGGCAAGGGTGCCATCGCCGTGCTGCTGGCCCGCCATTTCGGCGGCGAAACGGCAGGCATCCTTGCGGGCGGCGCAGCCTTTCTGGGGCACTGCTTTCCCATCTGGCTGGGCTTCAGGGGCGGCAAGGGTGTCGCCACCTTCCTTGGCACGCTCATTGCGCTGCATTGGCCCCTGGGCCTGATTGCCTGCGCCATCTGGCTTCTGACGGCGCTGGTCAGCCGGATCAGCAGCCTCTCGGCACTACTGGCCGCGGCACTGACCCCTGTCTTCGCCTGGGCGCTTGGCCGCAATGACCTGATCCTTGTCACTTCGTTCATGGCCGCGCTGATCTTCCTGCGCCACCACGCCAATATCCGCAGACTTCTGCAGGGAACCGAGCCACGCATCGGCAAGAAGTCCTAGGCAGCGCGCGGAACCCGCCACCCGAATCCGTTGTTGAACTCTGACGCCCGCGCGCCGCTCGATGCGCTCAGGGCCAGATGGATCAGACAGGTCAGGGGTGGAATGGAAGAGAAAATCGATGTCGCGGGGGACGTCAACACCATCGTGGACAAGGTCGAGGGCTGGATCAACGGGCTGATCCGGCTGACCCCCAACCTGATCGCCGCCCTGATCCTGCTGGTCATCTTCTATGTCATCGGCCGGATGCTGTCCTATGGCGTGCGCCGCACGCTGGCACGCCGCGGACGCCCGGCCCTTGCCAATGTCGGCAGCGCCATGATGCATTGGGCGTTCATGATCCTGGGCTTTCTGCTGGCCGCCACGATCGTGCTGCCCTCGCTCAAACCCGGAGACCTTCTGGCCGGCATGGGCATCGGCTCGGTCGCCATCGGTTTCGCCTTCAAGGATATCCTGCAAAACATGCTGTCGGGCATCCTGATCCTGCTTCGGCAGCCCTTCCGGATCGGCGATCAGGTGATCGTCGGGGATTTCGAAGGCACCGTCGAAGATATCGAAACCCGCGCCACCTATATTAAAACCTATGACGGGCGGCGCGTGGTGATCCCGAATTCGAACATCTATACCGGCAGCTTCGTCGTGAACACGGCCTTTGACCACCGCCGGTCGCAATACGATATCGGCATCGGCTGCAGCGACGACTGGGAAAAGGCGATGACGCTGATGACCAAAGCGGCGGCAGGCTGCCAAGGCGTCCTCGCCGATCCCGCGCCCGAGGCACTGCCGGTCGGCATCGATGCCTATCAGAACACGATACGCCTGCGCTGGTGGACGAAATCAGATCGCGCCTCGGTCATTCATACGCAGGGCCGGGTGATCCTCGCGGTTTATCGCGCGCTGGATGATGCGGGCATCGACATGCCTTACCCGACCGAGGTGATGCTGTTCCACGATCAGACCGAGGAAACGGATGGAAACCGCCTGACACAACGCGAAGGCTGGCCCGCAGGCCGCAAGGCAAAGGACGGCGAGGCCGAGGTGCCGAAACCCGCCCGCGATCTCGCGCGGGGCAATCAGCCCCCCAGGGAACCCGCCTAGCGCTGCGCCACCAGCACCCGCCCGGCGGGTCGGTCCGGCCGCGACGGCGCCTTGACCGGTGGTTCGGCATCAGCCTGCGCCTCTTTCACAACCTCCCGCAGGGACGGCCCATCGAAGGGCGCCTTCACCTTTTCAGATGCCAGCCGGGGCGCAGCCTCGGCCCGCGACAACCGCTCCAAGGCCTCCGCTCCGCGCCGCGCCGACAGCGCGACCGAGATCAGCGCCAGACAAGCTCCGGCCAGCAGGATCAGCCCCACCAACCCGATCACGCCGATAAAGACCGGCAACGGCGGCACCCCCTCCGCCGAGCGGATCAGAACCACCATCACCCCCAGCAGGGCCAGAAGCCCGATCAGAAAAACCACCGCCACCGCGCGGTTCACCCAGGTCATGATATCTGCACGCATGCGCTGCCCCTTCTCCGGACGGAATTTCCCATCGGGGTGCCACCGGAACGATCGGTTTTCAAGCCGGGCCGAACAGCCCTCGCCTCACCTTGTCGTGCGCAGGCACCATCTTTTGTGCAAAAATATCCTCTGGGGGTCCGGGGGGCGAAGCGCCGCCGGCCACCGCGGGACGCCATCAATAGGAATAATCGGCGTAGATCCGCGACAGATCGCCCTGCCATTCACCGTGAAAGCGCTCCAGCATCTCATCCGCCGGAACCTGACCCGATTCCACACTCTCCTTCAGCGCGTTCAGGAAATGCGTCTCGTCGGGGATCAGCCCGCCTGCCCCCTGCCGCGCGCGGTTCTTCAGGCCCAGTTCCGAAATCGCCAGAACCTCGCGCGCCAGATCGTGCAGCTTGATGCCATTCGCCTCGCCCTGCAGGGCATGCTCTGTGGCGGCGCGGCGCAACCCCTCGCGCGTTTCATGATCCCAGCCCTTCACCAGATCCCAGGCCGCATCCAGCGCCTCCTGATCATAGGTCAGACCGACCCACAGCGCGGGCAATGCGCAAAGCCTGCGCCAGGGACCGCCATCCGCGCCCCGCATCTCGATGAATTTCTTCACCCGCGCCTCGGGGAACACCGTGGTCAGGTGATCGGCCCAATCCGACAGCGTGGGAACCTCGCCGGGCAGGGCCGGCAAGTCGCCCTTCAGGAAATCACGGAAGGACTGGCCCAGCGCGTTGATATATTTGCCATCGCGATAGACGAAATACATCGGCACATCCAGGACGTAATCCACCCAACGGTCATAGCCGAACCCGTCCTCGAAGACGAAAGGCAGCATGCCGGTGCGCGAATCGTCCAGATCCTGCCAGATATGGGCGCGCCAGCTGCGCATGCCATTGGGTTTGCCATCCAGGAAAGGAGAGCTTGCAAACAGCGCCGTCGCCACCGGTTGCAGCGACAGGGCCACCCGC from Paracoccus fistulariae carries:
- a CDS encoding valine--tRNA ligase, encoding MSMDKSFDASTAEARIAAEWEKTGAFAAGANASRSDTFTVMIPPPNVTGSLHIGHALNNTLQDILIRWHRMRGFDTLWQPGQDHAGIATQMVVERQMAERQEPGRRDIGREAFVDKIWAWKQESGGTIMNQLKRLGASCDWSRNAFTMSGAPGAPAGEEGNFHDAVIRVFVDLYNKGIIYRGKRLVNWDPRFETAISDLEVENREVPGHMWHFKYPLAGGETYEYVERDADGNVTLRETRDYISIATTRPETMLGDGAVAVHPDDARYAPIVGKLVEIPVGPKEYRRLIPIITDDYPDPDFGSGAVKITGAHDFNDYGVATRNNIPLYALMDTKGAMRADGLSYADSAQIATRAARGEDVGDVSNVNLVPEDLRGLDRYDARKQVIDQINAEGLAVTYLHKEIDPETGAEHLEERPVVEAKPIMQPFGDRSGVVIEPMLTDQWFVDTARIVQPAIDAVRDGRTQILPEQHKKVYFNWLENIEPWTISRQLWWGHQIPVWYDNRGNQYCAASYDEVVAQVRKQYGADVEIGERITDDNFTIDGHRREPNPSESMFGDPRGELKTTKVVLERDPDVLDTWFSSGLWPIGTLGWPEDTPELQKYFPTDVLVTGFDIIFFWVARMMMMQLEVMGDIPFHTVYVHGLVRDEKGAKMSKSKGNVIDPLTLIDEYGADALRFTLTSMAAMGRDPKLGPKHVEANRNFVTKIWNATRFAEMKGVRGGGPRPDPSHTVNRWIIAEVARIRMATDEALASYRFNDAATGLYAFVWGKVCDWYVEFSKPLFDGEYADETRATMGWVLDQCFTLLHPIMPFVTEELWALTGDRGKMLVHGEWPDYGAELIDADADRQMNWVIALIEAIRSARAQMGVPASARLDLIVTEADEAARAALTANSPLIERLARVNAPQDGAAGKGMISVAASSASFALPIGDVIDVASERARLEKALAKSEKDAGGLRGRLSNPKFVENAGEEVVEETRAKLAALDDDLARIRAALAQLQAM
- a CDS encoding DUF1992 domain-containing protein, translated to MRWFERIAQRQMDAAAARGDLSGLPGEGKPLDRARLRESTDDVLHRMMSDAGFVPPEIAYQKEVEAKRAILAQIEDEDERKALQKQIALLELKRAMSADARRVTRRG
- a CDS encoding pyridoxal phosphate-dependent aminotransferase; translated protein: MTIPPFAPLPASLPATVPFVGPETLQRRMGQDFAARLGANENGFGTSPRALQAMRDEAANIWQYGDATSHDLTQALARHHGVAPGNIIVGEGIDGLLGVLVRLMIAPGDAVVTSDGAYPTFNYHVAGFGGALHKVPYRDDAEDPQALLDLAGQVGARLVYLANPDNPMGSWHKAGVIRQMLEDLPAGSLLVLDEAYAEFAPSEAIPQIAPDDPRVIRMRTFSKAYGMAGARIGYAIGHPELIAGFDRIRNHFGVNRIAQAGALAALQDQDWLAQVQALVAASRDRIADIAVRNGLTALPSATNFVALDTGRDGDYARDLVAALQDLGVFVRMPGVAPLDRCIRVSCAPEDQMAVLEERLPVALAKLG
- a CDS encoding porin, translated to MRSFPRLSVMTLSSAFFLTTAPVWAGPVYENSSGGSFTFYGQFSPAYADFDDGSDSKGEGADNAKSNSRVGFTLAQPFGDYELGFKFETALGLRQTSSISQLYTPDGLHWDRQKLRHVDFSLKTPGYGTFYLGQGSMASDNIGDRSYSGATLAGDIAIGDVVGGYLLRRSNGVLSDVTVADAFANFDGGRLGRVRYDSPDFNGFTLRAAYGRNILDSDNGDDYWDVAMAYENELASGTKLTAGVGYMYRDREDPNAEDIKDTFVSGSVLLTSGFNFTLAAGDRNGAGAYYYGSAGYNADWVSWGGTAVTIDYYNGDDMVTEGDSAESWGVQMVQAVDRYDIDLYAGYRRYDYDDNVSDFQNASSYMVGARWKF
- a CDS encoding Lrp/AsnC ligand binding domain-containing protein, producing MRPVFVQFRCEPGKTYEVADAIYDREIVSELYSTSGDYDLMAKVYVPEDEDVGRFLSENLFDIPHISRTLTTMTFRAF
- a CDS encoding MATE family efflux transporter, with amino-acid sequence MFGRYAPHVAATLSLGLPLIGSHIARMAIGVADTVMVGWYGIAELAALVIATSFFHLMFFLGMGFGIGVMGVIATALARGDETEVRRATRMALWLSVGFSLLLMPVMWHAEPILLALGQTPLTAQLAQDYLRIAGWGLSLGLAGLTLNSYLAALERPQVIMWITLAGLPVNAALNWVFIFGNLGAPELGVRGAAIASVMTQFIQLVLLVLYVNWLPMARKYNLFQRFWKPDWQAMWQVARIGWPIGVTTVAEGGLFVASNIMMGWIGTQELAAHGIALQITSITFMVHLGLSNAATVRVGQAKGRNDALWMRDAAVTVIAISTAFAVIAIAIYLLFAPQLVSLYLSPDDPEAPAIIALGAYLLAYAALFQFTDAMQVIALGFLRGVHDTRVPMWIAGFSYWVVGLPVAYVLAFTLQIGPAGLWLGLCVGLTVAAILLMMRFWRGLARGDWTAPTPAV
- a CDS encoding aspartate carbamoyltransferase catalytic subunit, whose amino-acid sequence is MSFRARHLLGIDHLSPQEIVALLDLAEEYVALNRRTIKHSDALSGMTQINMFFENSTRTQASFELAGKRLGADVMNMSMQTSSVKKGETLIDTALTLNAMHPDLLVVRHPSSGAVNLLAEKVNCAVINAGDGRHEHPTQALLDALTIRRAKGRLQRLTIAICGDIAHSRVARSNLILLGKMENRIRLIGPNTLMPAGVAEMGVELFQDMREGLKGADVVMMLRLQRERMDGGFIPSEREYFHRWGLDAEKLALAAPDAIVMHPGPMNRGIEIDGTIADDINRSVIQDQVEMGVAVRMAALDLLARNLRAERGRAAAGVMV